The nucleotide window CATTCCAAATATTACATCATGCATTACATCACTCTCCCGACAGGGCGGGGATGCTTCAAACTTAGACCACACCTTCCACGTGTCATTCACATCCACCGTTCAAATTCTTCCTTTCACCCCGCCAACGTATCAACAcccatatattattaatattcccTCGTTGTATCCACGcttgttcttttttctttttggctcTGCTTGTTTCTCTGCCTGCTCTGATAAAttcttaaacaaattaaacttccCAAACGACGCCGGAGAAGTAAGAAGAGGTTTACAGTTAAAGATGATTAACTTTGAAGAAACTGAGCTGCGCTTAGGGCTACCGGGAGGTGGCGGTAGTGGTGGAGAAAGTGAGATAGCCAAGAGCAGTGGAAAGAGAGGCTTTTCGGAGACGGAGGTTGACTTGAAGCTTAATTTGTCGACGAAAgagtcgtcgtcgtcgtcgtcgtcggtCGTGATTGATGTTCATGCTGTGGAGAAGATGAAGGAGAAGACTAATGCTTCAAAGCCACCGGCCAAGTAAGTTCTTCCACTGTGTTCATCTTTATTCTGGTTAAATCGAAATCTTGAAAAAACCGTTAGTTAAAACTTCAACATGATCCGTTATTTTCATTGATGTGGATGATGAAATCAGTTTTAacattataatgaaaattttaacttcAGATTTGGATTTTAGGAGATTGTCAATGAAGAATTTTTCGTAGGGGAGGTTGATTAGGTAAGAGGTcatagataaattaatttaatatttttttgatttttgtaatgATTTCAAGAGGCATTGGTTAGTTGTCGGGAAGAAAGAggaaaacaacaaaacataaggaatcttttactttttttctgaCCTACCAAACAAATTTCAAtggaagtgaaaaaagaattagGCCATGGCTTTCTAGCTGGTACGTACTTTCTCTCCAccaaaaaaaagtaaaagtaatgGGGAACACGGCACCGTTTGATGCGCTGTAATTTGAATACAGAATCATCTacttaattgattgattttattttatataatgatGATGGTGATACAGGACACAAGTGGTGGGTTGGCCACCGGTGAGATCATTCAGAAAGAACATCATGGCCGTCCAAAAGAACAACGGTGATGAAAGTGATAAGGCCGGCTGTAGTGGTGTTGTTGGTGCAGCTGCAGCATTTGTTAAAGTGAGCATGGATGGTGCCCCTTATTTACGTAAGGTTGACCTCAAACTATACAAGAGTTACCAGGAACTTTCTGATGCCCTTGGCCAAATGTTCAGCTCCTTCACCATAGGTAAAAgattaatcaatcaattaaactCATGGTGGTGTTAGAAACTTATGTGATCAATATAATTTTGACAAATGGGTTTGGGTTAATTCAATGTATAGGTAATTGTGGATCACAAGGAATGAAGGATTTCATGAATGAGAGCAAACTGATAGATCTTTTGAATGGTTCCGAGTATGTACCTACTTACGAAGACAAAGATGGAGACTGGATGCTTATGGGTGATGTGCCATGGGAGTAGGTTTCTtccccatcatcatcatcatcatcatcataacttgatattaaaattttattttctcttgaaGGCTCTAACTAATTAATTCATGATTTAATAGGATGTTTGTTGATTCATGCAAACGCTTAAGGATAATGAAAGGATCGGAGGCCATTGGACTTGGTAATCATCTATCATTTGTATAATCTCTATAGCAATTCTCAACTCTGTTTCTGATGggaaaattttacttatttgcAGCTCCAAGAGCAGTTGAGAAGTGCAAGAGCAGAAGCTGAAAACAagtattttatctctttttaccaaGAAGTTGATAATTCAAACCCAGGGCGAACCTGCTTGAGAGGGTTCAACTTCAAGCGGGGAGTTTTAATGTGTTGTTGATGATGaaggtgaagatgaagatgttaATTTTTCTGAGAGATTTGTCAAGGAACAAGAAGCAATAATATTAGAACATGTTGATAAGTCTTTTCCCACTGTAACTTTGTTTATTGTGTATGGCTTGTCTAATAATACTTTTATTATTGTATGTTCTCCTCcattttgtattaataatgaCAAGAATCTCTGCAGCATCTGTGAACTTTATGttaaattgtaataaaaaatgtttgtgTTGATAAATTATGTGAATGGTTGAGGAGGCAATACAAAGAACAAGATCCATTAAAGTGATCTGGTCCATTGTAGATCTGTCGTGTTCCTGCCAGTGATGAATATCATGCTGATGTGCATGGGCCCCAAAATCACTGACagaataaattatgaatatatagcTCAAATGCATTTTAAcattggccaaacgactatttcccacccaaggtttacaagctttaactatggaaacaccaaacacccacccatggccggttagatttaaccaaaccctaacggtggtaggggtaaaattgtcattttggctataatattaaaaataaactaaaatagaatttaattttgcccccctaaactttaaaaactcaaaatttcccccaccctaagttttaaaaaatcacagtttcaccctagagtttggttttgaaatctccggcgacctctccggctccgttgcttcgtctgggaagacgaagaacttcgtcttcccgatgaaatcttcgtctcccacggagatcggacctccaaatgggaggaaagagatcgccgaaaggagaggttgctttcggagggagcggccgtcggcaacggagccggagaggtcgccagagatttctagggtgaaactgtcattttttaaaacttaggcgaaaatttcagtttttaaagtttacaaaaggagataaaattttcagccgttagggtttggttaaatctaactggccatgggtgggtatttggtgtttccatagttaaaggggggacttttgagaaaacgctaaaccttgggtgggaaatagtcgtttggcctttaacaTTTCACGACAAGCCCCCAAAGGGTAACACTTAGTAAGAGCGTTCTCACGTGCGAGAGCATGGGTCAACATCTATCAAGATCTACCTACAGTGCACGAcgactaaaattttgatttatttaataaaaagttgagatggatcatttttaatttgtttaatgtaatcaaaattttaataaaattacctaacttaaatttaaattattcattaaattCAGTTACgcttttacttatataattgaacatataattaagataatatcgtataattgaatataattttatttttaatttaaaattatttaattataataatattttttttatatatttaattatatattttaaaatacaaatgaataattttattgcttgaAAATGAGAAATTATGTCAAGCTATGGAGACGGTAATGAAAAAGTAACCTTGCTTTAttcttcaaacaaaagaaatcaaatattaaatccTGAAGCTATGTCATGTTTGGTTGTAACGATTTTGGAAGATTTCCAACAAAAGACCAGGGACTGTTCTGTTCTTTACAACAACCTTGAATCCCACCCTAAAAGTTTCAGGACCATTTTTTTCTTGGAATTTAACTTGAACGATATccttatcctttttttttttttttttcagaaacaTCCAATGAAATTTGAAGAACTTTTAGTTTTAGGACTAATTCTTTGATTTgccaaaaatttgaataatttattaattttaaaaaataattactggGGAGAAGGGttcattgaaaattaaatagaaaatgagATGGACAGACTAACTTTAGGGGTAACATGGATATTTCCAAACCAAAAGGACACGCAGTTATCTTACAGATGATTGGGTGTTAAAATGTCAATTGAGCCTATCTTCTTCTTGACCTCGAACGTCAAACTGGGGACCTGTAAAAACTTGTCCTTCTCGTTTCCCAAGATTCCAAAACCACTAACTCCGATGAAACACGCATTATTGTATTCTTTTCATGGTCTCTTCAATATTAAGTCATTTCTTCTGCTtaattcagaaatatgaatcAATTATCTTGTATCTTTGAATTGATTCCTCCCTGGCTCTTGTCTCGTGACACCTGCGATTAcattatatataagaatatgaGGTTCATTTGTTTCGTCATTGAAGATTGTTTTCATAGCCCACAAAATCATGTCCTTTTTTCTTCGGAAAATATCAAGTGTGGGAATTTTACAGGATGTTTTTGGCCCAGCTGAGCTGACACTAGGGATTCATGATGATTCCATTTCCATCAACTTTCTACCTAAACAAATATAACAGCAATCTTGTTTCAAATAAGGATCATTTGGGAGGATGGTTTGGGACCCCAAAAAGGCCGAAAGacaaaaggagaaggaaggctCCTCATTGACACTATTGAAGAGaagaatttgtttttgtattctTGAATCCAAAAATTAGTTTCAGAAGACTTGAGAATTgggttttgtgttaaaaaatacTTCAGGGTACAGTTGAGACTGCTTATTTCTCCATGTCCTTCCCATAAAAACACTAAAAATGGCTCATTGTATTTGatgtttaaaaatgaaaataaaaaggtttgatTGATTTTACGTTTTCAACATCcaaaagtgtttttattatcattcatTCTCTCAAGGACTTGCATGTGCACTCAAGATTATTTACAGGAGCATCTGGCCATAATAGATCAGATTGATGAGACTTGCACAGGTCGTACAGGCTTACGATTCATCTTTATGGCAACAAAGAGTAGATTGGGTTAAAAAATAGCTTGGTACCTCATTTTCAAATTAGGCTCAACCTCTCTGCTATTCTCTCTTCATTATTCACTTGATCAAAAGGAGAAAGACTCATTTCCTTTGTAATAAGAACTTCTTGTCATTTGGGGGTTTCTCTAAACAATTAATCTAAGCTTTCTCCAGTTGGACATTCTTTCCCCAATTACTTCTTATAGCAAAGGGTTCAAGCTATTGTAACACAAATTCATGACAATTGATTCATGGTAATCCAATGGTTTAAGACTTGCTTAATTGGCACAAAAAATAACCAACTCTTAACTTCTCATACAAGTTCATTGGATTTTATTGATTCAAGGGTTAAGCACTTGtgtcaaaaatcaaaaatttgtgTTACAATAATCTAGTccgttaaaaaaaaatatatcttaaaactatttcaaatcACAGTTAAACAAGATTAGGGTTTACTGCTAGTGTACCATATACAAACAATCCAAGAATCAATAAGGCTTTCTATGATGAAGCAAAAACCCACATCCTTCAAAATGGGCAGGGTTCAGCTTCCACACAAACATGCCAAGTTTTATCAAACAGTCAACTTGAAACTCACAAAACTTCAAATACATAACATTCAGATTATGTCTCAAAGCAAAAAGGGTGCAAGCACTTTCCAAGTTCAAAATATATAGcacaaattaacaaaacaaagcTCATAACTAAAAACTATGTGAAGATTTGAACAATTCCTAGGAAGACATGCTATCCTTCATGGATAACTGATCAGTGCTCAGTGGGCATGCTCTTGATAATATCAGAGTCACCTGAAGAAACATGCAAACATAAGAGCacaacaacaaataaataaacatttcaaGTCATGCTAAAAATATTCTGAAGGACAAGGAACAAGTAGTTTTCAACATACCTGCATCAATGATGCTGAGGCAGCAGACTCTGAAGTATTTTCCACAAGCAGTCCCCAAGTCTACATTGTCTGACATAACCAAAAACAACTCTTAATGAAAATGTTTCCAGAATCCAAATTGGAAACTAGGATTACACAAACATTTAGCAATCACAGCAAAGCAGCCATCATAcccaaaacaataatttaaaatcagtaaGCTtgattattacaataaaattgatTAGATTCATGTAGATTATACATCATACAAAGATATAATATTTGCATTTGGCAACTATCTATCAGTAAAACAATGGAACACAGTAGTAAAACCTAAGAATCATCTGAAGCAAACCCGAATCTAATCCATAGAAAccagaataaattaataaacccATCTATTATACAAAGAAAGAAGTAAAAGTTTCTTCCCCTCTGATAAAAGATAACTAGTATTATTCATGACTTTATAATTCAGATTTAAAACTTGAACAAATAAAAGGGAAAGCAAAGAACAAATATACTATCATACAAGTAGACAGCAACAAGAAGATTAGGAAACTTACTTCCGTTGTAGTGGTGAACTCCAACCTTAGCCAACATGGCATAGTACTCTATCTCTGACTTCCGAAGAGGAGGGCAATTGTTTGCAATGATAACCAGCTTAGCTACAatcaagaaaggaaaaaaaaaaaaatcatttgagaAAACCTCAATAACTGAAATATGCATAGAAGATAGACTAGATCTAGTCAGAACCCAATAATCTATAAGTTGTTGTTATAGAAAAAGGGTCGAAACCAAACAACTTAAACCCAccagaaacaaaaaatatttatctggGTCATAGCTAAGAGTCAATTTAGTTCATAAAAGAAGCTAAAATATTTACTAGCTATAGTCGACAGCATGTGATATAAACCGGAAAACAAAGAAGATTAATAGGTTAGGTCACCTTTGGAGCTTCTTAGGGTGTCAAGAACCGTTTTGTAACCCAAAGTGTACTTCCCACTCTTCATGACAAGAGCAAGCCTGCTATTGATGCTCTCATGGGACTTCTTCTGCAAAAGTAAGCAATAATGAgcatatttatcttatttaattatcgttttaaatggataaaaaaagaaagaggagaAACAGAGATAGAGATTAGTTACAGTCTTCTTGGCGGCCACCATTGTGTTAAGACGCTAGGGTTCTCCCAATACAACTTCAAACAAAAGCGAAGGCCTGTCCTTACGAATTTCGCAGTAAGAGGAAATTGCAACactacaaataaataaaacaactgTTTTTTAAGGGAAACGTCTATaggtttaacaaaattataaaagcaccccttttttttttttaaattaattaacaccCGGACCAATTCCATTAGAGTTAATCAAGGTGAGGTGAGGAGAATTTTTACTTGAGTTGACGATTTTCAAGATAAGCTATTAATTTGACATGAcacgataaaaaaaaaaaatttagattagagttaattttttttaacataaaatttattttgaatcaatttaatagaactcaaaattaaatcagatagtgttaaaatttatataaaattaatttgaatgttttaaggaaatattattttaataaaatttgttataaataaattaaagaaatgctgaaaaacaatattaacaacaattaaaatttttatagattacatataattgtatctttatataattgtaattactcatattatttttttttttatttaaatattttattttattattaagtagtaaaaatgtGATTTGGTTAGTCggattattgatatgttttaaatgttttagtatgtaatttttaaatcatttataaataagataaaatgttatattttgtgttttattaatagtagattgaagtaatttaatgaaaaaattataacgGTAAAAACACGTTGGAGGATGAAAACAATTGATAATTTTGTCTAATCAAGTCAGGTTAACTGGAATATTTAAAGGTTAgattagagttaaaaaattttgacacgaTTTTAATTCGAATCGGGTTAGTATTGAAggtctttaatataaaattcaaattgatacgATATGAACACAATCTGATGACACATATTACTAGGTCTGATTTTCACTTTACATGAATGGTAACCCTATATATTattcatcaacaaaattataatgataCATGGGTGACAATAGATTTTTGAGATGGTGGAGAGTTTTATGCTATTTACCATTTAGCAATTGTGAGGATTATGGTGATTTTAAATCAAGTTGAAAAAGGCTGAAGGGAGATTTTGCATTACAATCGAATttgtattaacaaaattttctgttttggTTCCTCAAGAATGTAGTCCTTCCTGCGCAGGCAATGCAAATTTTCGAAGGATTTAAGGAGTAAAAACCTTGCTCAAAAGAGAGTCCTCTAGAAGATACTGGAGTTCCTCAATCACGATTTCTTATATGGTGACTCTTGATCCATCTGCAGCATGCAACCAACATTCTAAAGTTGAGGAATGGCATTCAATCTTGCTCATTCTGCGTCTGTTATGGCAGTTGGAGTGATTAACCAGTTGAAGGAATCAGTTTGGGAATCTTAAAGATTGAAGTTACTAGGAGGTGGGGCTGGTCAAAGGATAACACTCTTGCTGCATTCAGAAGGCATCCTCCTTTTGTTCAAATACCCAAGGAAAGATTTCAAGCTTTCTTAAGCTTAAGCCACATAATCTGTAGGTTTTGTTCCTTCAGTGCAACCGACATCTCTCTGTTCTTCCTTTCAGTTAAGATATCTGCAGCTTTCATAAAAaatcttcatcatcaacaatTTCAGGCATTCTTTCTACGATTTGCATCACTTCCTCAATGCTACAACCGGGCTTTATCTTTCCCTTTAATACTCTTATGTGTTATTGCAATCAAAAGGACCTCAAATTGTGGAGATACCTCGACTCCAGATTCTTTTGGAACTTCTTGCGTATTTTCTCCTGGTATCAACAGATTAGAATTAACCCCAACTTCTGTAACTTTTGAGACTTCTTGACTATCTTACTTGTGTACAAATGTTAGTATTAACTCCAACTCCCTTTGAAACTTCTTGTCTCTTTTCTAGTTGTGTGGAAACATTATTAGCACTATCTCTCAACTccttttgaaaattcttttctctttctacCTTCCATGGAAGCAATACTATTACTATTTACTCCAACTCCCTTTGAAAGCTCCTGTCTCTTTTCTACTTGTGTGGAAATATTAGCATTATCTCCAACTCCTTCTGaaaattcttctcttttttccttctgtGGAATTTAACTCCAGTTCCATACCTCTGTGCAACCTCTTTTCTCTTCTGTTAATGCAAAGAAACACCAGTACTCACTCCGACTCCAATCCCTTTGGACACTATTTCTCTCTTGTTTCATTGTATGGAAATATTAGTACTCACACCAAGTCCAACCttttttttgaaactatatGTCTCTTGCCTCCTTGCGTAGAAACATTAAGTCCAACTCCTTCTGAGACTTTTTGTCCCATTTTTACATGCGTAGAAACATCAGAATCATTGGAAGAAATGTCATCATCAGTCATGCTTAATTCCTTATCCATGCTGTTAAGCATAACAGCCATAACAGCAGGAACCAgtaacagaaaaaaaatcatcattacTTTCACAATCACTGTCACTAAAAATCATTCTGTAaaagtaaaacatatatattcatataaagaCTAACGAATTTTCAATCAGTCATTCAAATTGAAGATAAACAGTTAACCGTACAGACACCATTCTATAAAACACATACTGAatcaaagaagcaaaagatgacatccatataaaagaaaagatagTGCAGTGGTTACAGAGAGTTGTAACTCCTCGATAATTTTTGCTTAAAGTACAAGAGCACATGAAAAAACCCAATATTCCAGATGGGGTACTTGaactcaaattttagtttttcactTGTTTATGACTAGgtaaaaaactttaagaggTTTCAACTTTTAATCGTGAAGGTCTCTTCCTTGTACTGATAATATTGTCTAAACTGCTTATCATTTTGTTTGAGGCAATATTGTATAGAGAGCTAGGAGAGTACACTGCATAAAAGGGCGAAGAGCCTAATGTATTCACAAGAATTTGGACATACAATAATCAAGATAAGCCAACTCTCTAATGACCATAAAACAGGCTTGGTTTCAATCCCATATTCAATCTTCCAGGCATGTGGATGCCTCACGAGGTCTAGTAGACTAGTACACAGTCCAGTTCTTCATGGTCATCAGCTAGCAAAAAGCCTTGTGTTTCATTCTTCCCACAGTTCGTAAGATTCagcaagaaaaaatataaaccaCACagtcataaataaaatataattctgcAGTTACGGAAACATAGACCAGCTATATAATTTATCCACTTCACACCTACTAAACATCAATGGAAGTAGGCAGCTTGTACAGGTAAGCAAATCAATTGcgcttctctttctttctttgtgttTAAACAATGGCTTTCATGGTTACTATAACCTTAGTATTTTACagtgaaagtgaaaaaaatataataaccaaTGTTGTTATTTATCTACAAAATTTCTGTCTCAGACGGTAGTCCTTCAAACTTTAGGGAGGTCTTTGTAATTATACCTCaagaatacaaaaataaaacacCAAGCAGCGGTGCCGCCCAGCCACAACAGTTCACCGTTGC belongs to Mangifera indica cultivar Alphonso chromosome 2, CATAS_Mindica_2.1, whole genome shotgun sequence and includes:
- the LOC123196685 gene encoding auxin-responsive protein IAA16-like → MINFEETELRLGLPGGGGSGGESEIAKSSGKRGFSETEVDLKLNLSTKESSSSSSSVVIDVHAVEKMKEKTNASKPPAKTQVVGWPPVRSFRKNIMAVQKNNGDESDKAGCSGVVGAAAAFVKVSMDGAPYLRKVDLKLYKSYQELSDALGQMFSSFTIGNCGSQGMKDFMNESKLIDLLNGSEYVPTYEDKDGDWMLMGDVPWEMFVDSCKRLRIMKGSEAIGLAPRAVEKCKSRS
- the LOC123205003 gene encoding 60S ribosomal protein L30-like, with protein sequence MVAAKKTKKSHESINSRLALVMKSGKYTLGYKTVLDTLRSSKAKLVIIANNCPPLRKSEIEYYAMLAKVGVHHYNGNNVDLGTACGKYFRVCCLSIIDAGDSDIIKSMPTEH